In Glycine max cultivar Williams 82 chromosome 7, Glycine_max_v4.0, whole genome shotgun sequence, a single window of DNA contains:
- the LOC100526849 gene encoding histidine-containing phosphotransfer protein 4-like — MDRNQSRRQVAAMKQSLFDQGFLDEQFIQLEELQDDANPNFVEEIVTLHYRDSSRLISSIEQALKERNPLDFNKLDTLMHQFKGSSSSIGAKKVKAECNLFREYCRTGNAEGCMRSFQQLKREYAALRKKLEAYFQLARQAGPQETACRSK, encoded by the exons ATGGACAGAAACCAATCCCGCAGGCAGGTTGCCGCAATGAAACAGTCCCTCTTTGATCAG GGGTTCCTGGACGAACAGTTTATCCAACTGGAAGAATTGCAGGATGATGCAAATCCTAACTTTGTTGAGGAAATCGTGACTCTTCACTACCGTGATTCGTCACGGCTTATCTCAAGCATAGAGCAGGCTCT CAAAGAGAGGAACCCTCTGGATTTCAACAAGCTGGACACACTTATGCATCAGTTCAAAGGAAGCAGTTCAAG CATAGGAGCCAAAAAGGTGAAAGCAGAGTGCAATCTGTTCAGGGAATATTGCAGGACAGGAAATGCAGAAGG ATGCATGAGGAGCTTCCAACAACTGAAGAGAGAATATGCTGCACTGAGAAAGAAACTTGAAGCTTATTTTCAG TTGGCTAGGCAAGCTGGACCCCAGGAAACAGCATGTCGCTCCAAATGA